A window of the Besnoitia besnoiti strain Bb-Ger1 chromosome VI, whole genome shotgun sequence genome harbors these coding sequences:
- a CDS encoding hypothetical protein (encoded by transcript BESB_066890), with amino-acid sequence MNLLPASLEEFRKRSYWNDFFRSRGDNAFEWYGSYADYKAILDSLDLRTPAGRRRPRRKEQSQEASAANHTAAPCTQKEETAAGGEPDSTAPAPAANGSQVAGSRILHVGCGNSELPRELVEDGYSAIVNVDFSSVVIANMCRRCRHLGSALEWECLDVRKGALAKKFGAEAFDVVLDKGFLDAYISGDQEQPAAGGAAPAKAWDYRQEAQEYLQSVLHVLKPGGVYILVTLAQDYLAKELVRCFHAAPVSDVIIFPLSHKACPSSSSSPLPYLFAFTKNLTSSPAEDGQPVQLTKRGPKLTCTVVAGQGRAGGDETFSIWELPKRIVSINKWRFFQSAIHVYQPGSRSTVSVHRQKRGNEAEESAAYSIAIYDRVFQEATEEKNKKAGKKDGKKGEKKKSAAHKTAALFAPLGQECSWLYSTPEGNEELALQAGVSRLLVVTAGVQGAAEAPTGAEGLHEQKPSVFEKMKDELEPYLADLALPGSGTIPVLIVSEGSSVHAELARIRSPYAGCVVVRDVECDDENPDADRILVLRQMIFSCNPQAVQSEVKVLLPASETSGEAPQFLFCQPSCAYHLATAAAFALLPAETTRLSATLLGLGGGILARLLSLLFGRAFDLQLTCVDLDPVVVQLAKECFGFEEAPPAVTAVTDDALSFLAQLPASSQDVLIIDINNGSSSSSLTCPSEDFVQPSVLETLKARLAAGGLLIFNLLSRCPQTKKQILDRLTAMFPFVSAFGMPDDVNELVVCSNQLDAHAADSAVFQTRVDSMFKKVAASLPECAGDARRLASDAALWSSWSRRWRVNCEEEKREN; translated from the exons ATGAATCTCTTGCCCGCCAGCCTCGAGGAGTTCCGCAAGCGCTCCTACTGGAACGATttcttccgctcgcgcggagacaaCGCCTTCGAGTGGTATGGAAGCTACGCGGACTACAAGGCGATCCTCGACTCGCTCGACTTGCGGACACCTGCtggccgccgcagaccgaggcggaaggagcagtctcaggaagcgagcgccgcgaaccACACCGCTGCGCCGTGCACACAGAAAGAAGAaaccgccgcaggcggcgagccggACAGCACCGCACCTGCGCCAGCCGCAAACGGCTCGCAGGTTGCAGGATCGAGGATCCTCCATGTGGGCTGCGGCAACTCGGAATTGCCGCGAGAGCTCGTGGAAGACGG GTACTCCGCGATCGTCAATGTTGACTTCTCGTCTGTGGTCATTGCAAACATGTGCCGCCGATGCCGGCACCTGGGTTCCGCTCTCGAGTGGGAGTGTCTGGACGTCCGCAAGGGGGCTCTGGCGAAGAAGttcggcgccgaggccttCGACGTCGTGCTGGACAAAGGCTTCCTCGACGCGTACATCTCCGGCGACCAGGAGCAaccggctgccggcggcgcggcgcccgcgaaggccTGGGACTAccggcaggaggcgcaggagtaCCTGCAGTCCGTCCTGCACGTCTTGAAACCTGGCGGCGTCTACATCCTCGTCACGCTCGCGCAGGACTACCTCGCGAAGGAGCTG GTTCGCTGTTTtcacgcggcgcctgtctcgGATGTCATCATTTTTCCCCTCTCGCACAAAGCGTgtccgtcgtcgtcgtcgtcaccCTTGCCCTACCTTTTCGCCTTCACGAAGAACCTCACATCCTCGCCTGCCGAAGACGGGCAGCCCGTCCAGCTGACCAAACGTGGCCCAAA GCTCACGTGCACAGTGGTCGCGGGGCAAGGCCGtgcaggaggcgacgagacgTTTTCCATCTGGGAGCTGCCGA AGCGCATCGTTTCCATCAACAAATGGCGATTCTTTCAGTCCGCGATTCACGTCTACCAGCCCGGGTCGCGGAGCacggtgtctgtacaccggCAGAAGCGCGGCAACGAGGCtgaggagagcgcggcgtATTCTATTGCGATTTACGACCGCGTGTTTCAGGAGGCGACTgaggagaaaaacaaaaaggCTGGAAAAAAAGATGggaaaaaaggcgaaaaaaagaagagtGCCGCGCACAAGACTGCAGCGCTGTTTGCGCCGCTGGGACAGGAGTGCTCGTGGCTCTACTCCACACCCGAAGGCAACGAAGAG CTCGCACTGCAGGCAGGTGTGTCGCGCCTTCTGGTTGTGACGGCAGGCGTCCAaggcgcagccgaggcgccgaCCGGAGCCGAGGGCCTCCACGAACAAAAACCGTCGGTATTCGAGAAAATGAAGGATGAGCTCGAGCCTTATCTCGCTGACCTCGCGCTTCCAGGAAGT GGGACGATTCCAGTTCTGATTGTGAGCGAGGGGTCGTCCGTTCACGCGGAGCTCGCCCGCATTCGGTCCCCATACGCCGGCTGCGTGGTAGTGAGAGACGTCGAGTGCGACGACGAAAACCCAGACGCTGACCGCATCCTCGTCCTCAGGCAGATGATCTTTTCCTGCAACCCCCAGGCAGTCCAGTCCGAAGTCAAG GTGCTTCTCCCTGCCTCGGAGacgagcggagaggcgccgcagttTCTTTTCTGCCAGCCCTCGTGCGCCTACCACCTCGCCACCGCGGCCG CTTTTGCGCTGCTtcccgcggagacgacgcgactCTCCGCGACGCTTCTGGGGCTAG GCGGCGGCATcctggcgcggctgctctcgctgctgtTTGGCCGCGCGTTTGACTTGCAGCTGACCTGCGTCGATCTCGATCCCGTCGTCGTGCAACTCGCGAAGGAG TGTTTCGgcttcgaggaggcgccacCGGCGGTGACGGCGGTCACGGACGACGCGCTTTCGTTcctggcgcagctgcccgCGAGTTCGCAGGACGTGTTGATCATCGACATCAACAAcggctcgtcgtcgtcatcgcTCACTTGCCCTTCTGAGGACTTTGTTCAGCCGAGCGTGTTGGAGACGCTGAAGGCGCgactcgccgcgggcggcctgCTCATCTTCAatctcctctcgcgctgtCCTCAAACGAAAAAACAG ATCCTCGATCGCCTCACCGCCATGTTCCCCTTCGTGTCAGCCTTCGGCATGCCGGAC GACGTCAACGAACTTGTCGTCTGCAGCAACCAGCTcgacgcacacgccgcggaCTCTGCAGTGTTTCAGACGCGCGTCGATTCCATG TTCAAGAAAGTCGCTGCGAGCCTACCGGagtgcgccggcgacgcccggcggctcgcgagcgacgcggcgctgtggagcagctggtcgcggcgctggcgagtgAATTGcgaggaagagaaaagagaaaattAA
- a CDS encoding lanthionine synthetase C family protein (encoded by transcript BESB_066880): MSRTRTLEARAFLNVAAEAPVSTEPMHLAPGSSSLSPECVAELQVRLQETARCVRSTGTVNPKKEPSVYVGAPGIAFAFLKLATIQTGEQRETSLATASRLLSPEVLDAGLQHATRHPSLGPSLLSGPAGFFLVLALQAWKPSTPLASQPAAYRSAVQSYESYANFAIHELDSDEWLYGRAGYLYGCLFLNHLVPGSVPESVINQTAKTILESGAAYGRETGLSPLMYVWHDKQYIGAAHGVIGIVYMLMLVDSVRRDPNAMRLVKGTLDWLLTLETKNHNWPAVVGGADDYLCHFCHGASGAVFAFGVGSIVFNNREYQKAALRAADCVWRYGLLKKGPGICHGISGSGYALLMAYKLTRDPIWLDRAADFALKMFDEKLQADSRVPDSPFSLFEGLAGAMCLLVDLLKDPLKSAFPFFELGF; the protein is encoded by the coding sequence ATGTCACGCACTCGCACTTTGGAAGCCCGCGCGTTTCTCAACGTGGCGGCGGAAGCTCCGGTGTCGACGGAGCCAATGCATCTCGCGCCTGGCAGCTCCTCGCTAAGCCCCGAGTGTGTTGCGGAGCTGCAAGTCCGCCTTCAGGAAACCGCCCGTTGTGTACGATCCACAGGAACCGTTAATCCTAAGAAGGAGCCCTCTGTGTACGTTGGGGCCCCAGGTATTGCCTTTGCCTTTTTAAAGCTAGCCACGATCCAGACaggagagcagagagagacgtcTCTTGCAACCGCATCCCGGCTGCTCAGTCCCGAGGTTTTGGATGCGGGACTCCAGCATGCGACAAGACATCCTTCGCTCGGGCCGAGCCTGCTTTCCGGTCCCGCCGGATTCTTCCTAGTGCTTGCCCTGCAGGCGTGGAAGCCGAGTACTCCGCTCGCTTCTCAGCCTGCTGCGTACCGCAGTGCTGTGCAGTCTTACGAGAGCTACGCCAACTTCGCGATCCATGAGCTCGACTCCGATGAGTGGCTTTATGGACGCGCGGGGTACCTCTACGGCTGCTTGTTTTTGAATCACCTCGTCCCCGGTTCAGTCCCAGAGTCAGTGATCAATCAGACTGCCAAAACAATTCTCGAATCTGGGGCGGCTTACGGGCGCGAGACGGGCCTCAGCCCGCTCATGTACGTGTGGCATGACAAGCAGTACATTGGCGCAGCGCATGGAGTCATAGGGATAGTGTACATGTTGATGTTAGTGGACTCTGTGCGCCGCGACCCGAACGCGATGCGGCTGGTGAAGGGAACGCTAGACTGGCTGCTCACGCTCGAAACAAAAAACCACAACTGGCCAGCCGTTgtaggcggcgcagacgactATCTTTGTCACTTCTGCCacggggcgagcggcgccgtgTTTGCTTTCGGCGTTGGGAGCATCGTGTTCAACAATCGCGAGTACCAGAAAGCCGCGCTCCGGGCTGCTGACTGCGTGTGGAGATACGGGCTGTTGAAGAAGGGCCCTGGTATATGTCACGGAATCTCAGGAAGCGGGTACGCTTTGCTGATGGCGTACAAGCTCACTCGCGACCCCATCTGGCTTGACAGAGCGGCCGACTTTGCGCTCAAGATGTTCGACGAAAAGCTGCAAGCGGACAGTAGAGTGCCGGACAGTCCGTTCAGCCTCTTTGAGGGGCTGGCCGGCGCCATGTGTTTATTGGTGGACCTGCTGAAGGATCCTCTCAAATCCGCCTTCCCTTTCTTCGAGCTCGGGTTTTGA
- a CDS encoding hypothetical protein (encoded by transcript BESB_066900): MDGFLRKEHFSARSPAPRAPVPPNLFYGTPAPQPSTFSHLLSSSSEREERKEWETGTSRGAPNSRTELSLTGERFWRKVAGALRARCTYSPDRGRGAPATTCPSLESPTSTETVHNDVTIDCESRSANGTHAVPFVPNRSGESSVAGNATTSEPQGNASLTEEPERGTEAGLAAFPRYPVRVFRKQDAALAALQALPEELKSLFGLFAQEIAEKGVRRYIVASYRDFVGGYLKMVKTQEPNRHLYEVLREGRPCWLYFDVEFSKSLNPDINGEEAIALLKQMLAKFLSGHFGFPLQNSDIVDLDSSTTEKFSRHLIVKAVLDSVENSEDRSDVQSKRLALWLVKEPTGVPEGLAEDQEGREDSESASSNESEDEGMDDRAPASALCMRGDGGGANSPPSLSPKGDTHQPGPEARQLSTDAALQVFFGSRTSEGPPPDTEDEAPARSLPSCPVASTAASADLSSHSPRSSRSDPPPPSAAASAPAVMSLSPSSAVRGGDLCTRRGADLAPRSPSQERHLKERRTSDGEDADTEEENRRDGVEPKARRGSEKPRRKSSGFPATSHAPPDSEAVGAEASHSADAHVDAEFFALFDSTPIVSVAAGGDVCAAVHSRAAPTPPPSTAFADAPHAGRFVDRFLSFLLHELLRARRRAPRPRSEGRSLPLEAAKAELSSWTPTPRETEWPGPLPRTKRQRGGETPQPTSEEARQRARRRPARRANRETAACVEMDVSRRGKLRAQSRRERASTSQGKGAAQRRSLPRIPLSRRRASRLQPTDMAAIYRRRLLRRMSWPQRTRKKEISRRASTLFCVCFRESRRRASAPASSTCRFTRETAASGCFTQASSTRQRFSSGLLAATHQLHLQRATLHSFEAASVSVLSTQVSPANAFPLGDDARATLLRSLASLVPPSLPLFDRGEETSAAAEGRERRGCSSSQLWQPDSCALWSGASSASPLAFRPSSSLDESSLDDSSAPVGAASATGGALPPLVFSRLLTTRCLGASLPANLRVARGGCESDREQIRKAKGERRPCYLGALIRHAVQVWDEKLAVYRRLSQEARERAKRGGGAAERPATETDQHAVASTRFSTDAPFTLKPPFGSDRRDGGLASLRGFTGKRKRDGGGEAAGERKTRSWEFSGSDIAELLLEREFASGHSEPAEIASCLFFTSTQTAVITLKGNRFCERIGRPHKSNAVSLVLQAEKGCFYQKCYDPDCRGFRSALAEFPAHLRGLQASLEELADLDIDSAAAHEAASARGDGEERLEERETRAREKAREETDNNAARIAALAENGDATRRKGGGDKDMPGGHEETKNVVAAAARGVCRAEDSATKEGREKSHEGAAERKEDEKTRGCRDAANKPDTDLDDILAAVPI, from the exons ATGGATGGCTTCTTGAGAAAAGAGCACTTTTCAGCTCGCTCGCCGGCCCCCAGAGCACCCGTCCCGCCGAACCTCTTCTACGGAACACCAGCGCCACAGCCATCGACTTTTTCTCACTTGCTTTCCTCGTCATCTgaacgagaagagaggaaagaatGGGAAACAGGCACCTCTCGCGGGGCTCCTAATAGCAGAACGGAGCTTTCCCTGACAGGGGAACGATTTTGGAGGAAAGTTGCCGGAGCTCTGCGCGccaggtgtacatacagccCGGATCGCGGCCGAGGAGCGCCCGCAACAACGTGTCCTTCTCTGGAATCACCAACTTCCACTGAGACCGTTCACAATGACGTTACCATTGATTGTGAATCCCGATCTGCAAACGGGACCCATGCTGTGCCTTTCGTGCCGAACCGTTCAGGGGAATCGTCAGTTGCCGGAAATGCAACGACGAGCGAACCGCAGGGAAACGCTTCACTGACAGAGGAGCCGGAGCGGGGGACGGAAGCGGGGCTCGCTGCGTTCCCCCGGTATCCCGTCCGAGTTTTCCGCAAACAGGATGCGgccctggcggcgctgcaagcGCTGCCAGAAGAGTTGAAGAGCCTATTCGGGCTCTTCGCACAAGAGATCGCCGAGAAAGGCGTCCGGCGCTACATAGTAGCGTCCTACAGAGACTTTGTTGGCGGTTATCTGAAGATGGTCAAGACGCAGGAGCCGAACCGCCATCTGTACGAAGTCTTACGGGAAGGGAGGCCCTGCTGGCTGTATTTCGATGTTGAATTTTCCAAGTCTCTGAATCCTGACATCAATGGGGAAGAAGCGATTGCACTGCTCAAGCAGATGCTCGCAAAGTTCCTCAGCGGGCACTTCGGTTTCCCTCTACAGAATTCGGATATCGTCGACCTGGACTCCTCCACTACGGAGAAGTTCTCAAGGCACCTGATTGTGAAAGCGGTGCTAGATTCCGTAGAAAATAGCGAAGATCGCTCAGATGTGCAGAGCAAACGACTTGCTCTATGGCTTGTCAAAGAGCCCACGGGGGTGCCGGAAGGCCTTGCCGAGGATCAGGAAGGCCGGGAAGACTCAGAGAGCGCCTCAAGCAACGAGAGCGAAGATGAAGGCATGGACGACCGCGCGCCGGCCAGCgcgctctgcatgcgggGTGATGGGGGTGGAGCAAATAGCCCCCCGAGTCTCTCTCCGAAAGGCGACACTCACCAGCCCGGGCCAGAAGCCAGACAGCTCTCAACAGACGCTGCTCTCCAAGTCTTCTTCGGCAGTCGCACCTCTGAAGGCCCTCCGCCCGACACGGAGGatgaggcgccggcgcgttcgCTTCCCTCCTGCCCAGTCGCGTCcactgctgcgtctgcggatTTGTCGTCGCACTCTCCTCGCTCCAGCCGTTCTgacccgccgcctccctctgctgcggcctccgcgcctgcggtgatgtctctttctccttcctctgcagTCAGAGGAGGTGATCTCTGCACACGCCGCGGGGCAGACCTCGCCCCGCGAAGCCCCAGCCAAGAGCGTCACCTGAAGGAGCGTCGCACGTCAGACGGAGAGGATGCCGACACAGAGGAGGAAAATCGTCGCGACGGAGTGgagccgaaggcgagacgaggaTCCGAGAAGCCGCGTCGAAAGAGCTCTGGCTTCCCAGCAACCTCGCACGCACCCCCCGACTCAGAGGCTGTCGGCGCCGAAGCTTCACACTCGGCGGACGCCCACGTGGACGCGGAGTTCTTCGCCTTGTTCGACAGCACGCCGAtcgtctctgtcgcggcggggggagacgtctgcgctgcggttcattcgcgcgccgcgcctacgccgcctccctccaccgccttcgccgacgcgccgcacgccggcCGCTTCGTAGACCGCTTCCTGTCCTTTCTTCTCCACGAgcttctgcgcgcccgccggcgggccCCGCGGCCGAGGAGCGAAGGGCGGAGCCTGCcgctcgaggccgcgaaggcggagctGAGCAGCTGGACGCCGACACCGCGAGAAACAGAGTGGCCAGGCCCTCTgccgcggacgaagagacagaggggagGGGAGACCCCACAGCCCACCTCCGAGGAagcgcgccagcgagcgaggcggcggccggcgcgccgagcgaaTCGAGAGACGGCAGCATGCGTGGAAATGGACGTCAGTCGGCGAGGGAAGCTGCGAGCCCAGAGCAGGAGGGAGCGCGCGTCTACCAGTCAGGGGAAGGGGGCGGCACAGAGGAGGTCGCTTCCGCGAATACCGTTGTCAAGGCGCAGGGCAAGTCGACTCCAGCCGACCGATATGGCGGCAATTTACCGTCGCAGGCTCCTGAGGCGCATGAGCTggccgcagcggacgcgaaaGAAGGAGATTTCGCGCCGAGCTTCAACTCTTTTCTGTGTCTGTTTCCGAGAAtctcggcggagggcgagcgctCCAGCATCATCGACGTGTCGGTTTACTCGCGAAACCGCTGCTTCCGGCTGCTTCACTCAAGCAAGTTCAACAAGGCAGCGTTTCTCCAG TGGTTTGCTGGCCGCTACGCACCAGCTACACCTTCAGCGAGCGACCTTGCATTCTTTTGAGGCGGCGTCCGTTTCTGTGCTTTCGACTCAGGTTAGTCCAGCAAATGCCTTCCCTCTGGGtgacgacgcccgcgcgacgctgctgcGTTCGCTTGCGTCGCTCGTTCCTCCCTCCCTTCCGCTCTTCGatcgaggcgaggagaccagcgcggccgccgaaggcagggagcgccgcggatgctcttcttcgcagctGTGGCAGCCGGACAGTTGCGCGCTGTGGTCTGgggcttcctctgcgtcgcccctgGCGTTtcggccttcttcctctctcgacGAGAGCTCGTTGGACGACTCAAGTGCGCCGGTGGGCGCCGCTAGCGCCACTGGAGgtgcgctgcctccgctcgtTTTTTCTCGGCTGCTGACTACGCGGTGTCTCGGCGCGAGTCTGCCAGCCAACCTGCGGGTCGCACGCGGTggctgcgagagcgacagagaACAGATTCGCAAGGCGaaaggcgagcgccggcCGTGCTACCTGGGCGCGCTGATTCGACACGCGGTGCAAGTCTGGGATGAGAAGCTTGCGGTCTACCGACGTCTCTCgcaagaagcgcgagagcgagccaagagggggggcggcgctgcggaaagGCCTGCGACAGAAACCGACCAGCACGCCGTCGCTTCGACCCGTTTTTCAACCGACGCCCCTTTCACGCTGAAGCCTCCTTTCGGTTCTGACCGGAGGGatggcggcctcgcgtcgcttcgGGGGTTCACCGGCAAGCGTaagagagacggcggcggagaggccgcgggtGAAAGAAAGACACGCAGCTGGGAGttcagcggcagcgacatCGCGGAGCTTCTTCTCGAGCGAGAATTCGCCAGCGGCCACAGCGAACCCGCAGAAATCGCCTCAtgtctcttcttcacctCCACGCAGACCGCCGTTATCACGCTCAAAGGAAATCGATTCTGCGAACGCATCGGCAG GCCGCACAAGTCAAATGCCGTCTCGCTGGTGCTTCAGGCAGAGAAGGGCTGCTTCTACCAAAAGTGCTACGACCCAGACTGCCGCGGTTTTCGAAGTGCGCTGGCGGAGTTTCCTGCGcatctccgcggcctgcaggcgtctcTCGAGGAACTCGCAGACTTGGACATcgactccgcggcggcgcacgaggcagcgagcgcgagaggcgacggagaagaacgTCTAGAGGAacgcgagacacgcgcgagagagaaagcgcgagaagagacagacaaCAACGCGGCGAGGAtagccgcgctcgcggaaaACGGCGACGCAACGCGAAGGAAAGGAGGTGGCGACAAAGACATGCCAGGGGGGCACGAAGAGACAAAGAACGTAgtggcagcggcggcacgcggcgtctgccgagCCGAAGATTCAGCGAcaaaagaaggaagagaaaagagtcacgagggcgcagcagagaggaaggaagacgaaaaaacgcgcggctgccgtgATGCAGCAAACAAACCCGATACAGATCTAGATGACATCCTCGCCGCTGTGCCAATCTGA
- a CDS encoding hypothetical protein (encoded by transcript BESB_066910): MNDQAGPRKNQACALNRHPSLPPAASNATSFVGGDLPLAPSRVCSNPERKRLDATCNANDLKARRQRKRTVLRGLAGCLLVLLLALALAASIFLVVVLDFFAYSNHGKPLRLVNLQFTQPLRLSYTDASEQLEISLDGLHVRLEGSNPLLLPLNVKLGKVSLFFRPSPTAYRVVSSQLTRTANPVLFPPQRHHRRRRLSGEDFNSRHDDLFFAEAVTRSRKSPRALTDRRLFTKPAETENSGHNADDVERIFYEALSATPHRKLSESSDAGATVDRQGGAPAPGHDGIPPELWRTPYIPGRQLQPNRVNSVAMNRGAREVLAIGGGTRGWEVPSSAPDGDLLENPLLVQDMLDSLSPGRSSIEPGRSGQFAESLGRNPPVRGEKPEALPKDFFTQYLDGSAPSSAMPIKNFHSSSYLQLSNATACIPPSKEVGEDSDGSSCESPWRELEETQTQSRQHNDTFPAPVDHTIPPRSSSEIPLEIFRRRFCSLDPTAMTAALEVMVTCLNEGFAQIRIQVSGTQLAFAKGMFSAELDTLHFEPLFIPCEYRNQIQMKAQGQN, translated from the exons ATGAACGATCAAGCCGGTCCCCGCAAAAATCAAGCGTGTGCCTTGAATAGGCATCCTTCATTGCCCCCCGCTGCTAGCAATGCCACAAGTTTTGTGGGAGGAGATCTCCCCCTTGCTCCTTCACGGGTCTGCAGCAACCCGGAACGAAAAAGGCTTGATGCTACATGCAACGCGAATGACTTGAAGGCAAGGCGACAGCGTAAGAGAACCGTTCTCCGCGGTTTGGCTGGCTGCCTGCTAGTCTTGCTACTTGCCCTGGCTCTCGCTGCTAGTATATTCCTCGTTGTTGTCCTCGACTTCTTTGCGTACTCTAACCACGGAAAGCCGCTGCGTCTAGTGAACCTCCAGTTCACTCAGCCCCTGCGCCTCAGCTACACCGACGCCAGCGAGCAGCTCGAAATATCTCTGGACGGGCTTCACGTGCGCTTGGAGGGGAGCAatcctctgctgctgcccttAAATGTCAAGCTAGGAAAagtttctctgttttttcgaCCGTCTCCGACAGCGTATAGAGTGGTATCGTCACAGCTCACGCGCACGGCG AATCCCGTACTGTTCCCCCCCCAGCGACACCACCGTCGAAGACGCCTTTCCGGAGAGGACTTCAACTCGAGGCACGATGACCTCTTTTTTGCTGAAGCTGTCACGAGATCTCGGAAGTCACCGCGCGCACTCACAGACAGGCGGCTGTTTACGAAACCAGCGGAAACGGAGAATTCTGGGCACAACGCGGACGATGTGGAGCGTATTTTCTACGAAGCCCTCTCGGCGACACCTCACCGGAAACTGAGTGAGAGTAGTGATGCCGGTGCCACAGTAGATCGACAAGGCGGGGCGCCCGCCCCTGGGCACGACGGCATTCCACCTGAATTGTGGAGAACCCCATATATACCCGGCAGGCAGTTGCAGCCAAACAGAGTGAACAGCGTCGCCATGAACCGGGGCGCCAGAGAAGTCTTGGCAATTGGCGGTGGAACACGGGGCTGGGAAGTTCCGAGCTCGGCTCCTGACGGCGACCTGCTGGAAAATCCGCTACTGGTTCAAGATATGCTCGACTCCTTGAGTCCCGGTAGGAGTTCTATTGAACCGGGAAGAAGCGGCCAATTCGCCGAATCGCTTGGGAGGAATCCGCCTGTAAGAGGTGAAAAGCCTGAAGCGCTACCGAAGGACTTCTTCACACAGTACTTGGACGGGTCTGCCCCGTCTTCCGCAATGCCAATCAAAAACTTCCACTCTTCAAGCTACCTCCAACTCTCTAACGCGACTGCGTGCATTCCACCGAGCAAAGAGGTAGGCGAGGATTCCGATGGAAGTTCCTGCGAATCACCGTGGCGCGAGCTTGAAGAAACTCAAACGCAGTCACGGCAACACAATGACACGTTCCCTGCCCCCGTAGACCACACAATCCCGCCTCGTAGCAGCTCGGAGATTCCTCTGGAGATATTCAGACGTCGCTTTTGTAGTTTAGATCCGACGGCCATGACAGCTGCCTTGGAAGTGATGGTAACGTGCCTTAACGAAGGGTTTGCCCAGATTCGGATCCAGGTTTCAGGAACACAGCTTGCCTTTGCCAAGGGCATGTTTTCCGCTGAGCTCGACACGCTGCATTTTGAACCGCTTTTCATCCCGTGTGAGTACCGAAACCAAATACAAATGAAGGCGCAGGGACAGAATTAG